One region of Triticum aestivum cultivar Chinese Spring chromosome 6B, IWGSC CS RefSeq v2.1, whole genome shotgun sequence genomic DNA includes:
- the LOC123134290 gene encoding cytochrome P450 87A3-like: MEALWVVALAMAVAFILWAYRWSHPKANGRLPPGSLGLPLLGETMQFFAPNPTCDVSPFVKDRVNRYGTIFKTSVVGRAVVVSADPDLNHYVFQQEGKLFESWYPATFTEIFGRDNVGSLHGFMYKYLKTLVLRLYGQENLRAVLLGDTDTACRATLASWAGQPSVELKDGLSTMIFDITAKKLIGYEPTKSSESLRKNFVAFIRGLISFPVNIPGTAYHECMKGRRNAMTVLKRMMRERLADEGRQREDFLDVMIEELRREKPVLTETVALDLMFVLLFASFETTALALTLGIRLITENPRVLEVLTEEHEAIVRDRKDPDAGLTWAEYKSMTFTSQVTLEIARIANIVPGIFRKALQDIEFKGYTIPAGWAVMVCPPAVHLNPEIYEDPLAFNPWRWQDKTEITGGTKHFMAFGGGLRFCVGTDLSKVLMATFIHCLVTKYRWKTVKGGNIMRTPGLSFPDGFHIQLFPKN; encoded by the exons ATGGAAGCACTATGGGTTGTTGCCTTGGCCATGGCCGTAGCATTCATCCTGTGGGCGTACAGATGGAGCCACCCCAAGGCGAATGGCCGGCTGCCTCCGGGCTCCCTCGGCCTCCCTCTCCTCGGCGAGACCATGCAGTTCTTCGCCCCTAATCCTACCTGCGACGTCTCCCCCTTTGTCAAGGACAGGGTGAACAG GTACGGTACCATCTTCAAGACCAGCGTCGTCGGCCGAGCGGTGGTGGTGTCGGCCGACCCGGACCTTAACCACTACGTGTTCCAGCAGGAGGGCAAGCTGTTCGAGAGCTGGTACCCAGCCACCTTCACCGAGATTTTTGGCCGCGACAACGTCGGCTCCCTGCACGGGTTCATGTACAAGTACCTCAAGACCCTCGTGCTCCGCCTGTACGGCCAGGAGAACCTCCGGGCTGTGCTCCTCGGCGACACGGACACTGCCTGCCGCGCCACCCTCGCCTCCTGGGCTGGCCAGCCGAGCGTCGAGCTCAAGGACGGCCTCTCCACC ATGATCTTTGACATTACCGCGAAGAAGCTGATCGGTTACGAGCCAACCAAGTCGTCCGAGAGCCTGAGGAAGAACTTCGTGGCCTTCATCCGGGGGCTTATCTCCTTCCCGGTGAACATCCCCGGCACCGCGTATCATGAGTGTATGAAG GGGAGAAGGAACGCCATGACCGTGCTCAAGAGGATGATGAGGGAGAGGCTGGCGGACGAGGGGAGGCAGCGTGAGGACTTCCTCGACGTGATGATCGAGGAGCTGAGGAGGGAGAAGCCTGTGCTCACCGAGACCGTGGCGCTGGACCTAATGTTCGTGCTCCTCTTCGCGAGCTTCGAGACGACTGCCTTGGCCCTCACGCTAGGCATCAGGCTCATTACCGAGAACCCGAGGGTGCTCGAGGTGTTAACG GAGGAGCATGAGGCGATTGTTAGGGACAGGAAGGACCCGGATGCCGGCCTCACGTGGGCAGAGTACAAGTCCATGACCTTCACCTCTCAG GTCACGTTGGAGATAGCAAGGATAGCCAACATCGTGCCCGGGATTTTTCGGAAGGCCTTGCAAGACATTGAATTCAAAG GCTACACTATTCCAGCAGGGTGGGCAGTCATGGTGTGCCCTCCAGCAGTGCATCTAAATCCCGAAATCTACGAGGACCCATTGGCGTTTAACCCATGGAGGTGGCAG GATAAGACGGAAATCACCGGTGGAACAAAGCATTTCATGGCGTTCGGTGGGGGTCTCAGGTTCTGCGTCGGAACCGACCTCAGCAAGGTCCTGATGGCGACCTTCATCCACTGCCTGGTGACAAAATACAG ATGGAAGACGGTAAAAGGAGGTAACATAATGCGTACCCCAGGGCTGAGCTTCCCAGATGGCTTTCACATTCAGCTCTTCCCTAAGAACTGA